One Natrinema halophilum genomic window carries:
- a CDS encoding ribbon-helix-helix domain-containing protein — protein sequence MSTDRKSIPVSIPEGLVEELDKLVEEGTFGSRSEALRYGARLVAREATQKRLHEQTATSAERDIEERLERKRVR from the coding sequence ATGAGCACGGACAGAAAATCGATTCCGGTCTCGATTCCGGAAGGGTTGGTTGAGGAACTCGACAAACTCGTCGAGGAAGGAACGTTCGGGTCGCGGTCCGAGGCCCTCCGGTACGGCGCCCGATTGGTTGCACGGGAAGCCACTCAGAAACGCCTCCACGAGCAGACGGCGACCTCAGCTGAGCGGGACATCGAAGAGCGACTGGAGCGAAAACGTGTACGTTGA
- a CDS encoding PIN domain-containing protein, which produces MQDDWDRERRTTVHEQLDEAGVALVPLRHEHLAAGSTLQRAYDRLNLFDAVHLGVATVLDEPILSTDTLYPTIREVTHIDPRDLE; this is translated from the coding sequence ATGCAGGACGATTGGGATCGAGAACGACGGACAACAGTTCACGAACAACTCGACGAGGCAGGAGTCGCGCTCGTTCCACTGCGTCACGAACACCTCGCTGCCGGGTCGACGTTGCAACGGGCGTACGACCGCCTGAACCTTTTCGATGCCGTCCACCTCGGCGTCGCAACGGTACTCGACGAACCGATACTCTCCACGGACACGCTGTATCCGACGATCCGGGAAGTCACTCACATCGATCCGCGAGATCTCGAATAA